In the Desulfomicrobium apsheronum genome, one interval contains:
- a CDS encoding glycine--tRNA ligase subunit alpha, producing MNFQDVITNLQRFWADQGCVLQFPYDMEVGAGTFNPSTFLRVLGPEPWKVAYPESTRRPTDGRYGENPNRLQHYFQFQVILKPSPANVLELYLDSLGVLGIDKHVHDIRFVEDDWESPTLGAWGLGWEVWLNGMEVTQFTYFQQVGGINLEPISCEITYGVERLCMYLQEKESVYDLAWNDHVTYGQVYHQAEVEHSKYNFDHSDQEMLLGFFNSCEAESAKLCEAGLPWPAYDFCLKCSHTFNLLDARGAISITERAKYIARVRALASNVARLYVEQREAMGHPLLVS from the coding sequence ATGAATTTTCAGGACGTCATTACCAACCTGCAGCGTTTCTGGGCCGATCAGGGCTGTGTGCTGCAGTTTCCATACGACATGGAAGTCGGGGCGGGGACGTTCAACCCGTCCACTTTTTTGCGGGTGCTCGGTCCCGAACCCTGGAAGGTGGCCTATCCCGAATCCACCCGCAGGCCCACGGACGGGCGCTACGGCGAGAACCCGAACCGCTTGCAGCATTATTTTCAGTTTCAGGTCATCCTGAAGCCTTCTCCGGCCAATGTTCTGGAGCTCTACCTGGACAGCCTCGGCGTTCTGGGCATCGACAAGCACGTCCATGATATCCGCTTTGTCGAGGACGACTGGGAGAGCCCGACGCTTGGCGCCTGGGGACTGGGCTGGGAAGTGTGGCTCAACGGCATGGAGGTCACCCAGTTCACCTATTTTCAGCAGGTCGGCGGCATCAATCTCGAGCCCATCAGCTGCGAGATCACCTATGGCGTGGAGCGGCTGTGCATGTATTTGCAGGAGAAGGAATCGGTCTACGATCTGGCCTGGAATGATCACGTGACCTACGGCCAAGTCTATCATCAGGCCGAGGTTGAGCACTCCAAGTACAATTTCGATCACTCCGATCAGGAGATGCTGCTGGGATTCTTCAATTCCTGCGAGGCCGAGAGCGCGAAGCTGTGTGAAGCCGGGCTGCCTTGGCCCGCCTATGATTTCTGCCTGAAATGCTCCCACACCTTCAATCTGCTCGATGCGCGCGGTGCGATTTCGATTACGGAGCGGGCCAAGTACATCGCTCGGGTCCGGGCCCTGGCATCGAATGTGGCCAGGCTTTACGTCGAGCAGCGCGAGGCCATGGGGCATCCGCTTCTGGTATCCTAA
- the recO gene encoding DNA repair protein RecO, whose product MEFSEKVLVLRVGTFREADCWVRFFSPTHGLLTAFAFGGRRSRKRFCGCLDQLSLVHFRVSQGRQEYLCLQEGTLINGFGELKRDLKKLGMVSNCVRFFESLPFSPDGYASAHELLLETLEALDEERPGSWFIPLMFRAKMAFSQGYQPDLQRCRQCGGPLDAHHRAVFAVQEGGLYCLRCPSGGGAKISTSRETLSLLHGLARSGPREWADWVPSAKVREECVRLVDAFVQCHLGLTCEGNRFVRS is encoded by the coding sequence ATGGAATTTTCTGAAAAGGTCCTGGTGCTGCGGGTGGGCACTTTTCGAGAAGCGGACTGCTGGGTCCGTTTTTTTTCTCCCACGCACGGCCTCCTGACCGCTTTCGCCTTTGGCGGACGTCGTAGCCGCAAGCGTTTCTGCGGCTGTCTGGACCAGCTCAGCCTGGTCCATTTTCGTGTCAGCCAGGGCCGGCAGGAGTATTTGTGTCTGCAGGAGGGCACGCTCATCAACGGCTTCGGGGAGCTCAAGCGCGACCTCAAGAAGCTCGGCATGGTCAGCAACTGCGTGCGTTTTTTTGAATCCCTGCCATTCAGTCCGGACGGCTACGCCTCGGCCCACGAGCTTTTGCTGGAGACTCTCGAGGCCCTGGACGAGGAGCGGCCGGGATCATGGTTCATCCCGCTCATGTTCCGCGCCAAGATGGCGTTCTCCCAGGGCTACCAGCCGGATCTGCAGCGGTGCCGCCAGTGCGGAGGGCCTCTTGATGCCCATCATCGCGCCGTGTTCGCCGTGCAGGAAGGCGGCCTTTACTGTCTGCGGTGTCCTTCCGGCGGAGGAGCCAAAATTTCCACTTCCCGCGAAACCTTGAGTCTGCTTCATGGCCTGGCCCGTTCCGGTCCCAGGGAATGGGCGGACTGGGTGCCTTCGGCCAAGGTGCGGGAAGAGTGCGTCCGTCTGGTGGACGCTTTTGTTCAATGTCATCTTGGCCTGACCTGCGAAGGCAACCGTTTTGTGCGGAGCTGA
- a CDS encoding helix-turn-helix domain-containing protein: protein MDLIEIGTALREGREQKGLTVEAVEEKTKIAPSVIIALEEGNSARFPHAVYARGFVRSYALLLGLDAQELCAHFGREYPVPKDNDQSESHAPHIHVKMHDSGSVVTTVRIAAIVGILLIGALGWYIFDHYRSQVPEAPAPVEEELTPPPAPPAEVLPSGSLPAPMTQMQEVAATPAEESAADTVATSGEALNATAEASIPAAQEVAPESAQTAVVEPVVEEVQDAMTGQSAAAEPVRERSLRIVAHSASWLQARPDDKILDYFLRKGETATINFSESLSIKFGNAGGVKLELDGQPYPFEGALGEVKTLVVE from the coding sequence ATGGATTTGATTGAGATCGGAACGGCACTGCGCGAAGGCCGGGAACAAAAAGGGCTGACAGTCGAGGCGGTCGAAGAGAAGACCAAGATCGCCCCTTCCGTCATTATCGCCCTTGAAGAAGGCAACAGCGCCAGGTTTCCTCACGCAGTCTATGCCAGGGGGTTTGTGCGGAGTTACGCCTTGCTGCTGGGGCTGGACGCGCAGGAATTGTGCGCTCATTTCGGTCGTGAATACCCCGTGCCCAAGGACAACGACCAGTCGGAATCCCATGCGCCCCATATTCACGTCAAAATGCATGATTCGGGCAGCGTCGTGACCACCGTGCGCATTGCCGCGATTGTGGGCATCCTGCTCATCGGGGCCTTGGGTTGGTATATTTTCGATCACTATCGTTCCCAGGTGCCCGAGGCTCCCGCCCCGGTCGAAGAAGAGCTGACCCCTCCCCCCGCTCCTCCGGCGGAAGTCCTGCCGTCCGGTTCCCTGCCCGCTCCCATGACCCAGATGCAGGAAGTGGCGGCCACACCGGCGGAAGAGTCCGCTGCGGACACGGTCGCCACCTCGGGCGAAGCGCTGAATGCCACCGCCGAGGCGTCCATCCCTGCCGCGCAAGAGGTCGCCCCGGAGTCGGCGCAGACTGCCGTAGTGGAGCCGGTCGTCGAAGAGGTGCAGGACGCCATGACGGGACAGTCCGCCGCTGCCGAGCCCGTCAGGGAACGCAGCCTGCGCATAGTGGCTCATTCCGCGAGTTGGCTGCAGGCCCGGCCCGACGACAAGATTCTGGATTATTTCCTGCGCAAGGGCGAAACGGCCACCATCAATTTCAGCGAGTCCCTGAGCATCAAGTTCGGCAACGCGGGCGGGGTCAAGCTTGAGCTCGATGGCCAGCCCTATCCCTTCGAAGGGGCGCTGGGCGAGGTCAAGACCCTGGTTGTGGAGTAG
- a CDS encoding peptidylprolyl isomerase, with the protein MKKCGIRAVLVLSLLFVLAGLGQAAQLVDRIVAVVNGEIITFQELQQQIRLVIGQTPDPETAGKIAPQVLDDMIDGIILRQEAQRLKIEVSDSEVENEIRQFKARRRLSEEDFERTLRLQGLTPEQFKERSREDIIKHKMLGYMVRRKVVVTQEEIDAYKAQNSAELTTERIVDVQMLVLVDEDRANSLWKSLSAGEISLDEAVAQYSIGPKVDNGVMSNVRWRELAEPWREGLRGLDAGEMGKPFLIEDKWVILKLLNRRDGARQEQAAMDEEVREAIMRPKLEERFKEYMNGLRGKAIIQKKL; encoded by the coding sequence ATGAAAAAATGCGGTATTCGCGCTGTTTTGGTGCTTTCTCTTCTCTTTGTCCTCGCGGGCCTCGGACAGGCCGCGCAGCTGGTCGATCGCATCGTGGCCGTGGTCAATGGCGAGATCATCACCTTCCAGGAATTGCAGCAGCAGATCCGTCTTGTCATAGGGCAGACCCCAGATCCCGAAACGGCCGGAAAGATCGCTCCCCAGGTGCTCGACGACATGATCGACGGGATCATTCTGCGTCAGGAAGCGCAGCGGCTCAAGATCGAGGTCTCCGATTCCGAGGTGGAGAACGAAATCCGCCAGTTCAAGGCCAGACGCCGTTTGAGCGAAGAGGATTTCGAACGCACCTTGCGTCTTCAGGGCCTGACCCCCGAACAGTTCAAGGAGCGCAGTCGCGAAGACATCATCAAGCACAAGATGCTCGGCTACATGGTGCGCCGCAAGGTCGTGGTAACCCAGGAAGAAATCGACGCTTACAAGGCTCAGAACAGTGCTGAACTGACCACCGAACGCATCGTGGACGTGCAGATGCTTGTGCTCGTGGACGAGGATCGTGCCAATTCTCTCTGGAAGTCGCTCAGCGCAGGAGAAATCAGCCTGGATGAGGCCGTGGCACAGTATTCCATTGGCCCCAAGGTCGACAACGGCGTCATGAGCAATGTGCGCTGGCGGGAATTGGCCGAGCCATGGCGCGAAGGCCTGCGGGGTCTGGATGCGGGCGAGATGGGCAAGCCTTTTCTGATCGAGGACAAATGGGTCATCCTGAAACTGCTGAATCGTCGGGACGGAGCGCGTCAGGAACAGGCGGCCATGGATGAAGAGGTGCGGGAAGCCATCATGCGTCCCAAACTCGAAGAGCGCTTCAAGGAATACATGAATGGCTTGCGCGGCAAGGCCATCATCCAGAAGAAGCTTTAG
- the mfd gene encoding transcription-repair coupling factor — protein sequence MIIPQALQKLIDGAERQTRIFKSGPASQMYLAQALIEKGHNVVLVLPPSADLPLYDSLARLFSPEDRNLPFWERRWLRFPHYTVEDPRRSPWPERWRALFALARKKRGRGVLLPLENLIQKWPHPELLQREHLELSEGEEISQEDLLETLVNWGYARVSMVTAVGETSLRGDIMDIFCPGYDHPLRLEFFGDTLERIRLFEPMSQRSRADLKSLTILPVAGCIGADTYREEARSMFDGWLRLGEISKPVRAELEKELLQVHPHLPPSMYYPRTVGLEAWLPEESVYVMAEAQDLRTKLDETSWAWQNFFRDDERQWPRHGLIQTPGDVRKTWENNRQVLCESLVMGVREDGLDLPEEGVNSFEDLFWTPESRSRPWRALMQELAVWRKTYAQTIFCFHTEQSRKKFLQLAAQDDHVLKTEYEATGRGIFALVGSLGHGMRLPWAEIQILPESVLQPGAPKAQRSAGKAFKGLDAFDELESGDLLVHRDYGLCRFGGLHRIKFGDVANDYLLLQYDGEDRLYLPVDRLGQVQRYKGPDGAAPALDRLGSAAWSKARERTRQSIAKIARDLVEMYAFRKITKGFQYNPISELYWEFEASFGFEETRDQEKAIADVLADMEKPEPMDRLVCGDVGFGKTEVALRAAFRAVLDGKQVALLCPTTVLAEQHYQTFRQRMEPFSITVGLLSRFVPAAGQKRTLEAVRRGQVDVLIGTHRMLSKDVEFSNLALLILDEEQRFGVKHKERIKKMRSTIDVLTLTATPIPRTLQLSLSGIRGLSVIETPPRDRKPVETSLLERDPAQLKAILERELARGGQVFWVYNRVQGLERVVEFVSSLVPGARVGMGHGQMKAQDLEETMHRFWHGELDVLVCTAIIESGLDFPRANTLIVDQAQLFGLGQLYQLRGRVGRSSEQAYAYFIIPDLDRLQETARKRLKIILDMDYLGAGFKVAMEDLRLRGAGNILGEAQSGTIGKVGLDLFLEMLEEEVTRLRGGKVETEIEPELNLGFQALIPEEYVADGKERLHYYKALSSCHDEGAIVEIVDDMRDRFGSLPEALKTFVAVLMIKIDARRLGAVRVDLFEERALIHWDETRHNVDLSKLMDWVGENAACARILPPAKLELRLAAGSSPTLAMHSLKDMLLVLRERIKL from the coding sequence GTGATCATTCCCCAAGCCTTGCAGAAGCTCATCGATGGAGCGGAGCGTCAAACCAGAATCTTCAAGAGCGGGCCCGCCTCGCAGATGTATCTGGCCCAGGCGCTGATCGAAAAGGGTCACAATGTCGTGCTGGTGCTGCCGCCGAGCGCGGATCTGCCCCTTTACGATTCCCTGGCGCGTCTCTTTTCGCCCGAGGACAGGAACCTTCCCTTTTGGGAGAGGCGCTGGCTGCGCTTTCCACATTATACCGTGGAGGACCCGCGCCGTTCTCCCTGGCCGGAACGATGGCGGGCCCTTTTTGCCCTGGCCCGGAAAAAGCGTGGCCGCGGAGTGCTGCTGCCGCTTGAAAATCTGATCCAGAAATGGCCGCATCCCGAACTTCTGCAGCGCGAGCATCTGGAGCTGTCGGAGGGCGAGGAAATTTCCCAGGAGGATCTCCTGGAGACGCTGGTCAACTGGGGATATGCGCGCGTTTCCATGGTCACCGCCGTGGGCGAGACCTCCCTGCGCGGCGACATCATGGACATCTTCTGTCCCGGATACGACCATCCGCTGCGGCTGGAGTTTTTCGGCGACACCCTGGAGCGGATCAGGCTCTTTGAACCCATGTCCCAGCGCTCGCGCGCCGATCTCAAATCCCTGACCATTCTGCCCGTGGCCGGATGCATCGGCGCCGACACCTACAGGGAAGAGGCCCGGAGCATGTTCGACGGATGGCTGCGCCTGGGAGAGATCTCAAAGCCTGTGCGGGCGGAGCTTGAAAAGGAGCTGCTGCAGGTCCATCCGCACCTGCCGCCGAGCATGTATTATCCCCGGACCGTGGGCCTTGAAGCCTGGCTGCCCGAAGAAAGCGTGTATGTCATGGCCGAGGCCCAGGATCTGCGGACCAAGCTCGACGAGACAAGCTGGGCCTGGCAGAATTTTTTTCGCGACGACGAGCGGCAATGGCCACGTCACGGCCTGATCCAGACCCCGGGCGATGTGCGCAAGACCTGGGAGAACAATCGCCAGGTCCTCTGCGAGAGCCTGGTCATGGGCGTGCGCGAGGATGGGCTGGACCTGCCCGAAGAAGGGGTGAACTCCTTCGAGGATCTTTTCTGGACTCCGGAAAGCCGCTCCCGGCCATGGCGGGCGCTGATGCAGGAGCTTGCCGTCTGGCGCAAGACCTACGCCCAGACCATCTTCTGTTTCCATACCGAGCAGTCCCGCAAGAAATTTTTGCAATTGGCGGCCCAGGACGACCATGTGCTCAAAACCGAGTACGAGGCCACGGGCAGGGGGATCTTCGCGCTGGTCGGTTCCCTGGGGCACGGCATGCGCCTGCCCTGGGCCGAGATCCAGATTCTGCCCGAGTCCGTGCTCCAGCCGGGCGCTCCCAAGGCGCAGCGCAGCGCGGGCAAGGCATTCAAGGGCCTCGATGCCTTCGACGAGCTTGAATCCGGGGACCTTTTGGTCCATCGCGATTACGGCCTGTGCCGGTTTGGCGGCTTGCATCGCATCAAGTTCGGGGATGTGGCCAACGACTACCTGCTGTTGCAGTATGACGGTGAGGATCGGCTCTATCTGCCGGTGGACCGCCTGGGACAGGTGCAGCGCTACAAGGGGCCCGACGGCGCGGCTCCGGCTCTGGACCGTCTGGGCAGTGCGGCCTGGAGCAAGGCCCGCGAGCGCACCCGCCAGTCCATCGCCAAGATCGCGCGCGATCTGGTCGAGATGTACGCCTTCCGCAAGATTACCAAAGGATTTCAGTACAATCCCATCTCGGAACTCTACTGGGAATTCGAGGCCAGCTTTGGGTTCGAGGAGACCCGCGATCAGGAGAAGGCCATCGCCGACGTCCTGGCGGACATGGAAAAACCCGAACCCATGGATCGGCTGGTCTGCGGCGATGTGGGCTTCGGCAAGACCGAGGTGGCCCTGCGCGCGGCCTTCAGGGCGGTCCTGGACGGCAAGCAGGTGGCCTTGCTCTGCCCGACCACCGTTTTGGCCGAGCAGCACTACCAGACCTTCCGGCAGCGCATGGAGCCGTTTTCCATCACGGTGGGACTGCTGAGCCGCTTTGTGCCTGCGGCCGGGCAGAAACGCACCCTGGAAGCCGTGCGGCGCGGGCAGGTGGACGTCCTGATCGGCACCCATCGCATGCTCTCCAAGGATGTGGAATTCTCCAACCTGGCCCTTTTGATCCTCGACGAAGAACAGCGCTTCGGCGTCAAGCACAAGGAGCGCATCAAGAAGATGCGTTCGACTATCGACGTCCTGACCCTGACCGCCACGCCCATCCCGCGTACCCTGCAACTCTCCCTGTCCGGCATTCGCGGCCTCAGCGTCATCGAGACTCCGCCGCGTGACCGCAAGCCCGTGGAGACGTCCCTGCTGGAACGCGATCCGGCCCAGCTCAAGGCCATTCTGGAGCGCGAACTGGCCCGGGGCGGCCAGGTTTTCTGGGTTTACAACAGGGTACAGGGCCTGGAGCGGGTGGTGGAGTTCGTGTCGTCGCTGGTCCCCGGGGCCCGGGTCGGCATGGGCCATGGGCAGATGAAGGCCCAGGACCTTGAAGAGACCATGCACAGGTTTTGGCACGGCGAACTCGACGTGCTCGTGTGCACGGCCATCATCGAGTCGGGGCTGGATTTTCCCCGCGCCAACACCCTCATCGTCGACCAGGCACAGCTTTTCGGACTGGGGCAGCTTTATCAGCTGCGCGGCCGGGTGGGGCGCTCCAGCGAGCAGGCCTACGCCTATTTCATCATTCCCGATCTGGATCGTTTGCAGGAGACAGCGCGCAAACGGCTCAAGATCATTCTCGACATGGATTACCTCGGGGCCGGATTCAAGGTGGCCATGGAGGACCTGCGTCTGCGCGGAGCCGGGAACATCCTCGGCGAAGCCCAGTCCGGGACCATCGGCAAGGTGGGTCTGGATCTCTTTTTGGAGATGCTCGAAGAGGAGGTCACAAGGCTGCGCGGCGGCAAGGTCGAGACGGAGATCGAACCCGAGCTCAATCTCGGTTTCCAGGCCCTCATTCCCGAGGAATACGTGGCCGACGGCAAGGAACGGCTGCATTACTACAAGGCTTTGTCCTCCTGTCACGACGAGGGGGCCATCGTGGAAATCGTGGACGACATGCGCGACCGCTTCGGCTCCCTGCCCGAGGCGCTGAAAACCTTTGTGGCCGTACTCATGATCAAGATCGATGCGCGCAGGCTTGGCGCAGTGCGGGTCGATCTGTTCGAGGAGCGGGCGCTTATCCACTGGGACGAAACCCGGCATAACGTGGACCTTTCCAAGCTCATGGACTGGGTGGGCGAAAATGCCGCCTGTGCCCGGATTCTGCCGCCGGCCAAGCTGGAGCTGCGCCTTGCCGCCGGGTCCTCGCCGACCCTGGCCATGCACTCGCTCAAAGACATGCTGCTGGTGCTCAGGGAGCGGATCAAGCTCTGA
- a CDS encoding molybdopterin biosynthesis protein, with amino-acid sequence MKKRNIYLKTVPVAEALCLAMDALDRDGLVGMETIPAHQACGRVTAQAVHAVCSSPTFHSAAMDGYALKAESTFAAREGRPVRLAKGSQCAPVNTGHPLPEGMDGVLMIEKAVRDTDDFIELETPVFPMQHVRRIGEDIVATELLLPQNRLLSPYDVGGLLSAGIWDVPVWEQLRMTFIPTGDEVLDFTTRPSPRPGQVIESNSQVFAGLAAAQGCLFTRVDPVPDNEDALTTAVREAVNGPSHVVVIGAGSSAGSKDFSRSIIESLGQVLVHGIDLMPGKPSILGIVGGKLIVGAPGYPVSAVVCFEELLIPLLSWLSRKTPPVRQLVDVELARKIPSKLGTEELVRLAIGRVGEKLVATPLGRGAGMLTTLIRAQGVTRIPVDSEGAEAASKVRAELLVPAAELDQTLVVVGSHDNILDVLGNELMGLTRPVRIASSHVGSMGGLTALKNRSALMAGTHLFDELSGDFNFPFFRKYLPGLNVACVNLAIRHQGLIVAKGNPLGISKVEDLARPEVRFINRQRGAGTRILLDYHLRQAGISSEQVNGYDKEEFTHMAVAVNVLTGTASCGLGIFAAANALGLDFVPLARERYDLAFLPEHADWKTEVALELIRSASFKERIEKLGGYETALTGRIMEPGQGLG; translated from the coding sequence ATGAAAAAACGAAACATATATCTGAAGACCGTGCCAGTGGCCGAAGCCCTGTGTCTGGCCATGGACGCCCTTGACCGGGACGGCCTGGTCGGCATGGAGACGATCCCCGCGCATCAGGCCTGTGGCCGGGTTACGGCGCAGGCGGTGCATGCGGTGTGTTCCTCCCCGACATTTCACAGCGCGGCCATGGACGGCTATGCCCTGAAAGCCGAGTCCACTTTCGCCGCCCGCGAAGGACGGCCCGTGCGGCTGGCCAAGGGCAGCCAATGCGCGCCCGTCAACACCGGACACCCTCTGCCCGAGGGCATGGACGGGGTGCTCATGATCGAGAAGGCCGTGCGCGACACCGATGATTTCATCGAGCTTGAAACCCCGGTCTTCCCCATGCAGCACGTACGCCGCATCGGCGAGGACATCGTGGCCACGGAGCTGCTCCTGCCCCAGAACAGGCTGCTCTCTCCCTATGACGTGGGCGGCCTCCTGAGCGCCGGGATCTGGGATGTTCCGGTCTGGGAACAGCTGCGCATGACCTTCATCCCCACCGGCGATGAGGTCCTTGATTTCACCACGCGCCCAAGTCCGCGTCCGGGGCAGGTCATCGAGAGCAATTCGCAGGTCTTCGCCGGTTTGGCGGCCGCCCAGGGCTGCCTCTTCACCCGGGTCGATCCCGTGCCGGACAACGAGGACGCCCTGACTACGGCGGTGCGCGAAGCCGTGAACGGACCAAGCCATGTGGTCGTCATCGGCGCCGGGTCCTCGGCCGGCTCCAAGGATTTTTCCCGTTCCATCATCGAGAGCCTGGGTCAGGTGCTGGTTCACGGCATCGACCTGATGCCCGGCAAGCCCTCCATCCTCGGCATCGTGGGCGGCAAGCTGATCGTCGGGGCTCCGGGATATCCGGTCTCGGCCGTGGTCTGTTTCGAGGAATTGCTCATCCCGCTTTTGTCCTGGCTGTCCCGCAAGACGCCTCCGGTTCGACAGTTGGTGGACGTGGAACTGGCGCGCAAGATTCCTTCCAAGCTCGGCACGGAAGAGCTGGTCCGGCTGGCCATCGGCCGGGTCGGAGAGAAGCTGGTGGCCACCCCCCTGGGGCGTGGCGCGGGCATGCTGACCACGCTCATCCGCGCCCAGGGCGTGACCCGCATTCCGGTGGACAGCGAGGGCGCCGAGGCCGCCTCGAAGGTCCGGGCCGAGCTGCTTGTGCCGGCGGCGGAGCTGGATCAGACCCTGGTCGTGGTCGGCAGTCACGACAACATCCTCGATGTGCTTGGCAACGAGCTCATGGGGCTGACCCGGCCGGTGCGCATCGCCTCCAGCCATGTGGGTTCCATGGGTGGGCTCACGGCCCTCAAGAACCGTTCGGCGCTCATGGCCGGGACTCATCTTTTCGACGAGCTGAGCGGTGACTTCAACTTTCCCTTTTTCCGCAAGTATCTGCCCGGCCTCAACGTCGCGTGCGTCAATCTGGCCATCCGGCATCAGGGGCTGATCGTGGCCAAGGGTAATCCGCTTGGCATCAGCAAAGTGGAGGATCTCGCCCGGCCCGAGGTGCGCTTCATCAACCGCCAGCGAGGTGCCGGGACGCGCATCCTGCTCGATTATCACCTGCGGCAGGCCGGGATCAGTTCGGAGCAGGTGAACGGGTACGACAAGGAGGAGTTCACGCACATGGCGGTGGCGGTCAACGTGCTCACCGGGACGGCCTCCTGTGGGTTGGGAATTTTTGCGGCCGCGAACGCCCTGGGTCTGGATTTCGTGCCCCTGGCGCGGGAGCGTTACGATCTGGCCTTCCTGCCCGAACATGCGGACTGGAAGACCGAAGTGGCACTGGAACTGATCCGCTCGGCATCCTTCAAGGAGCGCATCGAGAAGCTGGGCGGGTACGAGACCGCCCTGACCGGCCGCATCATGGAGCCCGGCCAGGGACTTGGATAA
- the glp gene encoding gephyrin-like molybdotransferase Glp codes for MDHGFFRVISPARFCELLRGFAPVDSELMPLEDCLGRVLAEDILSGEDIPALDRSCMDGYAVRASDTFGASEGNPAYVELARSAAIDEVVSRPLYSGECMGIATGGSLPPGADAVIMVEHTQMLGDTTVEIRKTVTPGENVMLKGEDVGQGQVAVPAGRRLRPQDVGLMAAIGCTAARVYRRPRCGVVSTGDELVPVDSVPRPGQIRDVNSHTLACMARQSGAQVSAHGLVPDAREALQDALTRCLEENDVVFISGGSSIGTRDLTIEVLESFADSEILAHGVSISPGKPTILARVGGKPVLGLPGQVTSAQIVMLVFGQPLLVHLGGDAGAFDAGRLLMRPAKLGANLSSKPGREDYVRVRLEEQDGQCVAMPRLGKSGLLRTMLDADGLVRLPASLEGMRAGQDVDVWIF; via the coding sequence ATGGATCATGGTTTTTTCCGGGTCATTTCTCCGGCCCGGTTTTGCGAGTTGCTGCGTGGTTTCGCGCCCGTGGATTCCGAACTCATGCCCCTGGAGGATTGTCTTGGCCGCGTTCTGGCCGAAGACATCCTGTCCGGGGAGGACATCCCGGCCCTCGACCGCTCCTGCATGGACGGCTATGCCGTGCGCGCGTCTGACACCTTCGGCGCGAGCGAGGGCAATCCGGCCTATGTGGAGCTTGCCCGCAGCGCGGCCATCGATGAGGTCGTCAGCCGTCCCCTCTATTCCGGGGAATGCATGGGCATCGCTACGGGCGGAAGCCTGCCGCCCGGCGCGGACGCCGTGATCATGGTCGAGCATACCCAGATGCTTGGGGATACGACAGTCGAGATTCGCAAGACCGTAACCCCGGGCGAGAACGTCATGCTCAAGGGCGAGGACGTGGGGCAGGGGCAGGTGGCCGTGCCCGCCGGAAGGCGTCTGCGTCCCCAGGATGTGGGACTCATGGCCGCCATCGGCTGCACCGCCGCACGGGTTTATCGTCGGCCTCGCTGCGGTGTCGTATCAACGGGCGACGAACTGGTCCCTGTCGATTCCGTGCCCAGGCCCGGGCAGATACGGGACGTCAACTCCCATACGCTGGCCTGTATGGCCCGGCAGTCGGGGGCCCAGGTCAGCGCCCACGGACTGGTCCCGGATGCGCGTGAAGCCCTGCAGGACGCCCTGACCCGCTGTCTGGAGGAAAACGACGTGGTCTTCATCTCCGGCGGCAGTTCCATCGGGACCCGTGACCTGACCATCGAGGTCCTGGAATCCTTCGCGGACAGCGAAATTCTGGCTCACGGCGTGTCCATCAGCCCCGGCAAGCCGACCATCCTTGCGCGAGTCGGGGGCAAGCCGGTGCTTGGGCTTCCCGGTCAGGTCACCTCCGCCCAGATCGTCATGCTTGTCTTCGGGCAGCCGCTTCTGGTGCATCTGGGTGGTGATGCGGGGGCCTTTGATGCCGGACGCCTGCTCATGCGTCCGGCCAAGCTCGGGGCCAACCTGTCATCCAAACCCGGCCGCGAGGACTATGTGCGGGTGCGGCTTGAAGAACAGGACGGGCAGTGCGTGGCTATGCCGAGGCTCGGCAAGTCGGGGCTGCTGCGGACCATGCTCGATGCCGACGGGCTGGTGCGGCTTCCCGCATCCCTCGAAGGCATGAGGGCCGGACAGGACGTGGATGTCTGGATATTCTAA
- a CDS encoding winged helix-turn-helix domain-containing protein has product MTESKTEGTLTLRLHVWFERDEKIFLGIGRALLLEKIEECGSLRQAATDMKMSYRAAWGKLKAAEESIGKPLVQKIKGKGQRYELTPVGRQLARQFLQLQSDIEVYAKGKAQDIFGEEVQYYADAYPETKLSSFKAD; this is encoded by the coding sequence ATGACCGAATCCAAAACCGAGGGCACCTTGACCTTGCGCCTGCATGTCTGGTTCGAACGCGACGAGAAGATTTTTCTGGGCATCGGCCGGGCCCTTTTGCTCGAAAAAATCGAGGAGTGCGGATCGCTCAGACAGGCTGCCACGGATATGAAGATGTCGTATCGGGCCGCCTGGGGCAAGCTCAAGGCCGCCGAGGAAAGCATCGGCAAACCGCTGGTGCAGAAGATCAAGGGCAAGGGCCAGCGTTATGAGCTTACCCCCGTCGGGCGTCAGCTGGCCCGGCAGTTTCTGCAGCTGCAGAGCGACATCGAGGTCTACGCCAAGGGCAAGGCCCAGGATATTTTCGGCGAGGAAGTGCAGTATTACGCCGATGCCTATCCGGAAACCAAACTTTCATCTTTCAAGGCGGATTAG